From a single Lonchura striata isolate bLonStr1 chromosome 13, bLonStr1.mat, whole genome shotgun sequence genomic region:
- the NFAT5 gene encoding nuclear factor of activated T-cells 5 isoform X2, which yields MPSDFISLLSADLDLESPKSLYSKESVYDLLPKELQLPPSRETSIASMSQTSGGEAGSPPPAVVAADASSAPSSSSMGGACSSFTTSSSPTIYSTSVTDSKAMQVESCSAAVGVSTRGVSEQQITSHTAQQHPATPKRHTVLYISPPPEDLLDNSRMSCQDEGCGLESEQSCSMWMEDSPSNFSNMSTSSYNDNTEVPRKSRKRNPKQRPGIKRRDCEESNMDIFDADSAKAPHYVLSQLSTDSKSNSKAGNGASENQKGAGGKKTPMLCGQYPTKSEGKELKIMVQPETQHRARYLTEGSRGSVKDRTQQGFPTVKLEGHNEPVVLQVFVGNDSGRVKPHGFYQACRVTGRNTTPCKEVDIEGTTVIEVGLDPSNNMTLAVDCVGILKLRNADVEARIGIAGSKKKSTRARLVFRVNITRKDGSTLTLQTPSSPILCTQPAGVPEILKKSLHSCSVKGEEEVFLIGKNFLKGTKVIFQENVSDENSWKAEAEIDMELFHQNHLIVKVPPYHDQQITSAVSVGIYVVTNAGRSHDVQPFTYTPEPAGTLNVNVKKEISSPAQHCSFEEAIKVKATGCNLEKVNILPSALITPLMPSSMIKNEDVAPMEASNVVGPTQQTLENSMSGISTSASHLPSESENQQPMQPKVYNPEPLSTIQTQDISQPGSFSAVSAPGQLQNSDALLQQAAQFQTRDSQPREVLQSDGTVVTLSQLTDASQQQQPTLSEPAQALQQQISSSIFSSASGVSQLQNTIQQLQAGNFPTSTATGSNRNVDLVQQVLEAQQQLSSVLFSGSDSSEDVQDQLNADIFQQVSQIQNSVNPGMFSSSDTAVHSRAENLLPGRAENVHAQPEGALSNQQQQQQQQQAMETSAAMVMGMQQNMCQAATQMQSDLFSSSTAGNGALQQSPVYQQASHMMGGLSAGEDMQMQCELFSSSPGVSGGEAAAPAQQPVSSNGAAMFQPSSSAEGEEASGQGKQMQSSVFQTMVQMQHSGESQSQVNLFSSTKTMMSVQASGTQQQGGGLFQQGGEMMSIQSGSFIQQSPHSQAQLFHSQNPIGDTQNISQETQGSLFHSSNSIVHNQTNTNSSDQLQPPMFHSQNAMGVLQSSSVPQDQQSANMFLSQSSMSNPATQEEQMSFFTSPNPISPLQTATNTEQQTSFQQQTQISHIQGSMLPQEQPQTQPAQQGLFQSQVSLGSIQSSSIPQNQQGAIFQPQHSIVAIQSSPPSQEQQQQQQQNMMFSNQNAMSTMAPQKQNMIFNPNQNPVTNQEQQGQSIFHPQSNMASMNQDQQPMQFQSQTTVSSLQNPGSNQAEAQQPTIFHNSPQIQLVQGSPSSQEQQVTLFISSASMSALQNSMSQPELQQSPMYSSQNSMAGMPGTASPPQQQAPLFHNTAGGAINQLQNSPASSQQTSGIFLFGIQNNCGQLLPAGPAALPEELMAMGQPGQPQAEAQPAVPALLSQQLPETPPLPSAMATNQNMEKIDDLLVSLQNQGNNMAGSF from the exons ATGCTTCTTcagctccctcctcttcctccatgGGCGGTGCTTGCAGCTCCTTTACCACCTCTTCCAGCCCTACCATTTACTCTACCTCAGTCACCGACAGCAAGGCTATGCAAGTGGAGAGCTGCTCCGCGGCCGTGGGGGTAAGTACCCGAGGGGTAAGTGAGCAGCAGATAACCAgtcacacagcccagcagcacccGGCCACGCCGAAGCGCCACACTGTCCTCTACATCTCGCCACCGCCCGAGGACCTGCTGGACAACAGCCGGATGTCCTGCCAGGATGAGGGCTGTGGATTGGAGTCAGAACAGAGCTGCAGTATGTGGATGGAGGATTCACCCTCCAACTTCAGTAACATGAGTACCAGTTCCTACAATGATAACACTGAGGTGCCACGTAAATCGCGCAAGCGCAACCCAAAGCAGAGGCCAGGGATCAAACGCCGGGATTGCGAAGAGTCCAACATGGATATCTTTGATGCCGACAGTGCCAAAGCGCCTCACTATGTCCTTTCTCAGCTCAGCACGGACAGCAAAAGCAACTCAAAAGCAGGAAATGG AGCATCAGAGAACCAGAAGGGAGCTGGAGGGAAGAAGACCCCCATGTTGTGTGGTCAGTACCCGACCAAGAGTGAGGGGAAGGAGCTGAAGATCATGGTGCAGCCGGAGACCCAGCACAGGGCTCGGTACCTGACCGAGGGCAGCCGGGGCTCCGTCAAGGACCGGACGCAGCAGGGCTTTCCCACCGTGAAG CTGGAAGGCCACAACGAGCCCGTGGTGCTGCAGGTGTTCGTGGGCAACGACTCCGGGCGCGTGAAGCCCCACGGGTTCTACCAGGCCTGCAGGGTGACGGGCAGGAACACCACGCCCTGCAAGGAGGTGGACATCGAGGGCACCACTGTCATCGAGGTGGGGCTGGACCCGAGCAACAACATGACGCTGGC GGTTGATTGTGTGGGAATCCTGAAGCTGAGGAATGCTGATGTGGAAGCCAGGATAGGGATTGCCGGCTCCAAGAAGAAAAGCACCCGCGCTCGGCTCGTCTTTCGCGTCAACATCACGCGCAAGGACGGCTCCACCCTGACCCTGCAGACGCCTTCTTCCCCAATTCTGTGCA CTCAGCCAGCGGGAGTCCCAGAGATCCTAAAGAAAAGTCTCCACAGCTGTTCAGTGAAGGGTGAAGAGGAAGTTTTTCTGATTGGCAAGAACTTCCTAAAGGGAACAAAAGTGATTTTCCAAGAGAATGTTTCCG atGAGAATTCGTGGAAGGCAGAAGCTGAAATTGATATGGAATTATTTCATCAG AATCACCTTATTGTGAAGGTGCCACCATATCACGACCAGCAAATCACCTCAGCTGTCTCTGTGGGAATATACGTGGTGACCAACGCTGGGAGATCTCACGACGTGCAGCCCTTCACCTACACTCCAGAGCCAG CTGGGACTCTGAATGTTAATGTGAAGAAGGAAatctccagcccagcccaacaTTGTTCTTTTGAAGAGGCTATAAAAG TGAAGGCCACGGGCTGTAACCTGGAGAAGGTGAACATTCTTCCTAGTGCCTTGATAACTCCACTCATGCCAAGCAGTATGATCAAGAACGAAGATGTGGCTCCAATGGAA GCTTCAAATGTGGTTGGACCAACTCAGCAAACATTAGAAAACAGCATGTCTGGCATATCAACTTCTGCTTCCCATTTACCTTCTGAAAGTGAAAACCAGCAGCCAATGCAGCCCAAGGTGTACAACCCAGAGCCCCTGAGCACGATCCAGACTCAGGACATTTCCCAGCCCGGCAGCTTCTCCGCAGTGTCTGCCCCGGGCCAGCTGCAGAACAGCgatgccctgctgcagcaggctgCACAGTTCCAGACGAGGgattcccagcccagggaggtgcTGCAGTCGGATGGCACGGTGGTGACTCTCTCACAGCTGACGGATGCctcgcagcagcagcagccaacgCTCTCGGAGCCGGcccaggccctgcagcagcagatttCCTCCAGCATCTTCTCGTCGGCCAGCGGCGTGAGTCAGCTGCAGAACAccatccagcagctccaggctgggaacTTCCCCACCAGCACCGCCACGGGCAGCAACAGGAACGTTGACTTGGTGCAGCAGGTGCTGGAAGCTCAGCAGCAGTTATCTTCTGTGTTGTTTTCGGGCTCAGACAGCAGCGAGGATGTCCAGGATCAGCTGAACGCAGATATCTTTCAGCAGGTCAGCCAGATACAGAACAGCGTGAATCCCGGGATGTTCTCCTCCTCGGACACAGCTGTCCATTCCAGAGCGGAGAACCTTTTGCCTGGACGAGCTGAGAACGTTCACGCCCAGCCCGAAGGTGCCCTGTccaaccagcagcagcagcagcagcagcagcaggccaTGGAGACGTCGGCGGCCATGGTGATGGGCATGCAGCAGAACATGTGCCAGGCGGCCACGCAGATGCAGTCGGATCTGTTCTCCTCCAGCACGGCGGGGAACGGAGCCCTGCAGCAGTCCCCAGTGTACCAGCAGGCGTCTCACATGATGGGTGGCCTGTCTGCTGGTGAGGACATGCAGATGCAGTGCGAGCTGTTCTCCTCGTCCCCGGGGGTGTCCGGCGGCGAGGCGGCCGCCCCCGCGCAGCAGCCGGTCTCCAGCAACGGCGCTGCCATGTTCCAGCCCTcgagctctgcagagggagaaGAGGCCTCGGGCCAGGGCAAACAGATGCAGAGCTCCGTGTTTCAGACCATGGTTCAGATGCAGCACAGTGGGGAAAGTCAGTCCCAGGTTAATCTCTTCTCATCTACCAAGACCATGATGAGTGTCCAGGCCAGTGGTACTCAGCAGCAGGGCGGGGGTCTGTTCCAGCAAGGTGGAGAAATGATGTCAATTCAGTCAGGAAGCTTCATCCAGCAGTCTCCACACTCACAAGCTCAGCTTTTCCACTCTCAGAACCCTATTGGTGACACTCAGAATATATCCCAGGAAACACAAGGATCCCTTTTCCATAGCTCAAATTCCATTGTCCACAACCAGACCAACACTAATTCCTCTGACCAACTGCAGCCCCCGATGTTCCACTCACAGAATGCCATGGGTGTCTTGCAGAGCTCCTCGGTGCCTCAAGACCAGCAGTCTGCCAACATGTTCCTTTCCCAGAGTTCCATGAGCAACCCTGCCACTCAGGAAGAGCAGATGTCATTCTTCACAAGCCCAAATCCCATTTCTCCTCTTCAGACAGCAACAAACACTGAACAGCAGACTTCTTTCCAGCAGCAGACACAGATCTCTCATATCCAGGGCTCCATgcttccccaggagcagccgCAGACTCAGCCGGCTCAGCAGGGTTTGTTTCAGTCCCAGGTGTCGTTGGGCTCCATCCAgtccagctccatccctcagAACCAGCAAGGAGCCATCTTCCAGCCTCAGCATTCGATTGTTGCTATCCAGAGCAGCCCTCCatctcaggagcagcagcagcagcagcagcagaacatgaTGTTCAGCAATCAAAATGCAATGAGTACAATGGCCCCCCAAAAGCAGAACATGATTTTCAATCCAAACCAAAACCCGGTTACCAATCAGGAGCAACAAGGCCAGTCCATTTTTCATCCACAGTCCAACATGGCCTCGATGAATCAGGACCAGCAGCCCATGCAGTTCCAGAGTCAGACCACAGTGTCTTCTCTCCAGAATCCTGGCTCCAACCAGGCTGAAGCACAGCAGCCAACCATCTTCCATAACTCACCCCAGATTCAGCTGGTCCAAGGGTCCCCAAGTTCTCAAGAGCAGCAAGTCACCCTCTTCATCTCCTCAGCTTCCATGTCTGCCCTGCAGAACAGCATGAGCCAGCCGGAGCTGCAGCAGTCCCCCATGTACTCCTCCCAGAACAGCATGGCAGGAATGCCAGGAACTGCTtctcctccccagcagcaggcTCCTCTGTTCCACAACACGGCGGGAGGTGCCATCAACCAGCTGCAGAATTCCCCTGCCTCATCCCAGCAGACCTCGGGAATATTCCTGTTTGGCATCCAGAACA ACTGTGGCCAGCTGctgcccgcggggccggcggcgctgCCGGAGGAGCTGATGGCCATGGGGCAGCCCGGGCAGCCCCAGGCCGAGGCGCAGCCCGCGGTGCCGGCgctcctgtcccagcagctccccgAGACCCCGCCGCTGCCCTCGGCCATGGCCACCAACCAGAACATGGAGAAGATAGACGATCTGCTCGTGTCCTTGCAGAACCAGGGGAACAACATGGCTGGCTCATTTTAA
- the NFAT5 gene encoding nuclear factor of activated T-cells 5 isoform X1, translating into MPSDFISLLSADLDLESPKSLYSKESVYDLLPKELQLPPSRETSIASMSQTSGGEAGSPPPAVVAADASSAPSSSSMGGACSSFTTSSSPTIYSTSVTDSKAMQVESCSAAVGVSTRGVSEQQITSHTAQQHPATPKRHTVLYISPPPEDLLDNSRMSCQDEGCGLESEQSCSMWMEDSPSNFSNMSTSSYNDNTEVPRKSRKRNPKQRPGIKRRDCEESNMDIFDADSAKAPHYVLSQLSTDSKSNSKAGNGASENQKGAGGKKTPMLCGQYPTKSEGKELKIMVQPETQHRARYLTEGSRGSVKDRTQQGFPTVKLEGHNEPVVLQVFVGNDSGRVKPHGFYQACRVTGRNTTPCKEVDIEGTTVIEVGLDPSNNMTLAVDCVGILKLRNADVEARIGIAGSKKKSTRARLVFRVNITRKDGSTLTLQTPSSPILCTQPAGVPEILKKSLHSCSVKGEEEVFLIGKNFLKGTKVIFQENVSDENSWKAEAEIDMELFHQNHLIVKVPPYHDQQITSAVSVGIYVVTNAGRSHDVQPFTYTPEPAGTLNVNVKKEISSPAQHCSFEEAIKAVKATGCNLEKVNILPSALITPLMPSSMIKNEDVAPMEASNVVGPTQQTLENSMSGISTSASHLPSESENQQPMQPKVYNPEPLSTIQTQDISQPGSFSAVSAPGQLQNSDALLQQAAQFQTRDSQPREVLQSDGTVVTLSQLTDASQQQQPTLSEPAQALQQQISSSIFSSASGVSQLQNTIQQLQAGNFPTSTATGSNRNVDLVQQVLEAQQQLSSVLFSGSDSSEDVQDQLNADIFQQVSQIQNSVNPGMFSSSDTAVHSRAENLLPGRAENVHAQPEGALSNQQQQQQQQQAMETSAAMVMGMQQNMCQAATQMQSDLFSSSTAGNGALQQSPVYQQASHMMGGLSAGEDMQMQCELFSSSPGVSGGEAAAPAQQPVSSNGAAMFQPSSSAEGEEASGQGKQMQSSVFQTMVQMQHSGESQSQVNLFSSTKTMMSVQASGTQQQGGGLFQQGGEMMSIQSGSFIQQSPHSQAQLFHSQNPIGDTQNISQETQGSLFHSSNSIVHNQTNTNSSDQLQPPMFHSQNAMGVLQSSSVPQDQQSANMFLSQSSMSNPATQEEQMSFFTSPNPISPLQTATNTEQQTSFQQQTQISHIQGSMLPQEQPQTQPAQQGLFQSQVSLGSIQSSSIPQNQQGAIFQPQHSIVAIQSSPPSQEQQQQQQQNMMFSNQNAMSTMAPQKQNMIFNPNQNPVTNQEQQGQSIFHPQSNMASMNQDQQPMQFQSQTTVSSLQNPGSNQAEAQQPTIFHNSPQIQLVQGSPSSQEQQVTLFISSASMSALQNSMSQPELQQSPMYSSQNSMAGMPGTASPPQQQAPLFHNTAGGAINQLQNSPASSQQTSGIFLFGIQNNCGQLLPAGPAALPEELMAMGQPGQPQAEAQPAVPALLSQQLPETPPLPSAMATNQNMEKIDDLLVSLQNQGNNMAGSF; encoded by the exons ATGCTTCTTcagctccctcctcttcctccatgGGCGGTGCTTGCAGCTCCTTTACCACCTCTTCCAGCCCTACCATTTACTCTACCTCAGTCACCGACAGCAAGGCTATGCAAGTGGAGAGCTGCTCCGCGGCCGTGGGGGTAAGTACCCGAGGGGTAAGTGAGCAGCAGATAACCAgtcacacagcccagcagcacccGGCCACGCCGAAGCGCCACACTGTCCTCTACATCTCGCCACCGCCCGAGGACCTGCTGGACAACAGCCGGATGTCCTGCCAGGATGAGGGCTGTGGATTGGAGTCAGAACAGAGCTGCAGTATGTGGATGGAGGATTCACCCTCCAACTTCAGTAACATGAGTACCAGTTCCTACAATGATAACACTGAGGTGCCACGTAAATCGCGCAAGCGCAACCCAAAGCAGAGGCCAGGGATCAAACGCCGGGATTGCGAAGAGTCCAACATGGATATCTTTGATGCCGACAGTGCCAAAGCGCCTCACTATGTCCTTTCTCAGCTCAGCACGGACAGCAAAAGCAACTCAAAAGCAGGAAATGG AGCATCAGAGAACCAGAAGGGAGCTGGAGGGAAGAAGACCCCCATGTTGTGTGGTCAGTACCCGACCAAGAGTGAGGGGAAGGAGCTGAAGATCATGGTGCAGCCGGAGACCCAGCACAGGGCTCGGTACCTGACCGAGGGCAGCCGGGGCTCCGTCAAGGACCGGACGCAGCAGGGCTTTCCCACCGTGAAG CTGGAAGGCCACAACGAGCCCGTGGTGCTGCAGGTGTTCGTGGGCAACGACTCCGGGCGCGTGAAGCCCCACGGGTTCTACCAGGCCTGCAGGGTGACGGGCAGGAACACCACGCCCTGCAAGGAGGTGGACATCGAGGGCACCACTGTCATCGAGGTGGGGCTGGACCCGAGCAACAACATGACGCTGGC GGTTGATTGTGTGGGAATCCTGAAGCTGAGGAATGCTGATGTGGAAGCCAGGATAGGGATTGCCGGCTCCAAGAAGAAAAGCACCCGCGCTCGGCTCGTCTTTCGCGTCAACATCACGCGCAAGGACGGCTCCACCCTGACCCTGCAGACGCCTTCTTCCCCAATTCTGTGCA CTCAGCCAGCGGGAGTCCCAGAGATCCTAAAGAAAAGTCTCCACAGCTGTTCAGTGAAGGGTGAAGAGGAAGTTTTTCTGATTGGCAAGAACTTCCTAAAGGGAACAAAAGTGATTTTCCAAGAGAATGTTTCCG atGAGAATTCGTGGAAGGCAGAAGCTGAAATTGATATGGAATTATTTCATCAG AATCACCTTATTGTGAAGGTGCCACCATATCACGACCAGCAAATCACCTCAGCTGTCTCTGTGGGAATATACGTGGTGACCAACGCTGGGAGATCTCACGACGTGCAGCCCTTCACCTACACTCCAGAGCCAG CTGGGACTCTGAATGTTAATGTGAAGAAGGAAatctccagcccagcccaacaTTGTTCTTTTGAAGAGGCTATAAAAG CAGTGAAGGCCACGGGCTGTAACCTGGAGAAGGTGAACATTCTTCCTAGTGCCTTGATAACTCCACTCATGCCAAGCAGTATGATCAAGAACGAAGATGTGGCTCCAATGGAA GCTTCAAATGTGGTTGGACCAACTCAGCAAACATTAGAAAACAGCATGTCTGGCATATCAACTTCTGCTTCCCATTTACCTTCTGAAAGTGAAAACCAGCAGCCAATGCAGCCCAAGGTGTACAACCCAGAGCCCCTGAGCACGATCCAGACTCAGGACATTTCCCAGCCCGGCAGCTTCTCCGCAGTGTCTGCCCCGGGCCAGCTGCAGAACAGCgatgccctgctgcagcaggctgCACAGTTCCAGACGAGGgattcccagcccagggaggtgcTGCAGTCGGATGGCACGGTGGTGACTCTCTCACAGCTGACGGATGCctcgcagcagcagcagccaacgCTCTCGGAGCCGGcccaggccctgcagcagcagatttCCTCCAGCATCTTCTCGTCGGCCAGCGGCGTGAGTCAGCTGCAGAACAccatccagcagctccaggctgggaacTTCCCCACCAGCACCGCCACGGGCAGCAACAGGAACGTTGACTTGGTGCAGCAGGTGCTGGAAGCTCAGCAGCAGTTATCTTCTGTGTTGTTTTCGGGCTCAGACAGCAGCGAGGATGTCCAGGATCAGCTGAACGCAGATATCTTTCAGCAGGTCAGCCAGATACAGAACAGCGTGAATCCCGGGATGTTCTCCTCCTCGGACACAGCTGTCCATTCCAGAGCGGAGAACCTTTTGCCTGGACGAGCTGAGAACGTTCACGCCCAGCCCGAAGGTGCCCTGTccaaccagcagcagcagcagcagcagcagcaggccaTGGAGACGTCGGCGGCCATGGTGATGGGCATGCAGCAGAACATGTGCCAGGCGGCCACGCAGATGCAGTCGGATCTGTTCTCCTCCAGCACGGCGGGGAACGGAGCCCTGCAGCAGTCCCCAGTGTACCAGCAGGCGTCTCACATGATGGGTGGCCTGTCTGCTGGTGAGGACATGCAGATGCAGTGCGAGCTGTTCTCCTCGTCCCCGGGGGTGTCCGGCGGCGAGGCGGCCGCCCCCGCGCAGCAGCCGGTCTCCAGCAACGGCGCTGCCATGTTCCAGCCCTcgagctctgcagagggagaaGAGGCCTCGGGCCAGGGCAAACAGATGCAGAGCTCCGTGTTTCAGACCATGGTTCAGATGCAGCACAGTGGGGAAAGTCAGTCCCAGGTTAATCTCTTCTCATCTACCAAGACCATGATGAGTGTCCAGGCCAGTGGTACTCAGCAGCAGGGCGGGGGTCTGTTCCAGCAAGGTGGAGAAATGATGTCAATTCAGTCAGGAAGCTTCATCCAGCAGTCTCCACACTCACAAGCTCAGCTTTTCCACTCTCAGAACCCTATTGGTGACACTCAGAATATATCCCAGGAAACACAAGGATCCCTTTTCCATAGCTCAAATTCCATTGTCCACAACCAGACCAACACTAATTCCTCTGACCAACTGCAGCCCCCGATGTTCCACTCACAGAATGCCATGGGTGTCTTGCAGAGCTCCTCGGTGCCTCAAGACCAGCAGTCTGCCAACATGTTCCTTTCCCAGAGTTCCATGAGCAACCCTGCCACTCAGGAAGAGCAGATGTCATTCTTCACAAGCCCAAATCCCATTTCTCCTCTTCAGACAGCAACAAACACTGAACAGCAGACTTCTTTCCAGCAGCAGACACAGATCTCTCATATCCAGGGCTCCATgcttccccaggagcagccgCAGACTCAGCCGGCTCAGCAGGGTTTGTTTCAGTCCCAGGTGTCGTTGGGCTCCATCCAgtccagctccatccctcagAACCAGCAAGGAGCCATCTTCCAGCCTCAGCATTCGATTGTTGCTATCCAGAGCAGCCCTCCatctcaggagcagcagcagcagcagcagcagaacatgaTGTTCAGCAATCAAAATGCAATGAGTACAATGGCCCCCCAAAAGCAGAACATGATTTTCAATCCAAACCAAAACCCGGTTACCAATCAGGAGCAACAAGGCCAGTCCATTTTTCATCCACAGTCCAACATGGCCTCGATGAATCAGGACCAGCAGCCCATGCAGTTCCAGAGTCAGACCACAGTGTCTTCTCTCCAGAATCCTGGCTCCAACCAGGCTGAAGCACAGCAGCCAACCATCTTCCATAACTCACCCCAGATTCAGCTGGTCCAAGGGTCCCCAAGTTCTCAAGAGCAGCAAGTCACCCTCTTCATCTCCTCAGCTTCCATGTCTGCCCTGCAGAACAGCATGAGCCAGCCGGAGCTGCAGCAGTCCCCCATGTACTCCTCCCAGAACAGCATGGCAGGAATGCCAGGAACTGCTtctcctccccagcagcaggcTCCTCTGTTCCACAACACGGCGGGAGGTGCCATCAACCAGCTGCAGAATTCCCCTGCCTCATCCCAGCAGACCTCGGGAATATTCCTGTTTGGCATCCAGAACA ACTGTGGCCAGCTGctgcccgcggggccggcggcgctgCCGGAGGAGCTGATGGCCATGGGGCAGCCCGGGCAGCCCCAGGCCGAGGCGCAGCCCGCGGTGCCGGCgctcctgtcccagcagctccccgAGACCCCGCCGCTGCCCTCGGCCATGGCCACCAACCAGAACATGGAGAAGATAGACGATCTGCTCGTGTCCTTGCAGAACCAGGGGAACAACATGGCTGGCTCATTTTAA